A DNA window from Cherax quadricarinatus isolate ZL_2023a unplaced genomic scaffold, ASM3850222v1 Contig1207, whole genome shotgun sequence contains the following coding sequences:
- the LOC138851609 gene encoding beta-1,3-galactosyltransferase 4-like produces MVRRPLVWLEAAAAVVTAAALFLVVGFTWEASQSALPPPPTAHHHRPPLRAHPELYPPPAPLLDLPAVSLLANSPACGTRPLLLVLLVMSHPSHAFLRHAHRNHASWHALDALGVKRVFFLADGSRGGQAGYPAVPLDVIMRESAQYRDLVVADFQDHYRNLTYKHTLALSWAPSFCPSARYLLKMDDDIMVDVWGMVALLRAGVWIDRWGTVQTGSGGALRLQSRDPWTAGLVQRGLRPQRSSGKWQVKPQEYPGSVYPNFLAGWAYIATQPAAAAIVSAAATTPPFWIDDVYLTGTVAAAAGIPRYALNQHYTLLRGAATCCLAAPRRMRHPPFFPAALCGLLVAPSDKNVTILEAWFRAARACHVGVGCPTPTPDSCTQTYPHYGVGTVIPLS; encoded by the coding sequence ATGGTGAGACGGCCGCTGGTGTGGCTAGAGGCTGCGGCTGCGGTGGTGACAGCCGCAGCCTTGTTCCTTGTGGTTGGATTTACTTGGGAGGCTAGTCAATCAGCCTTGCCGCCTCCacccaccgcccaccaccaccgcccaccatTGCGTGCCCACCCGGAGTTATACCCCCCGCCCGCCCCTTTGTTGGACCTGCCTGCGGTTTCCCTGCTAGCTAACAGTCCCGCATGCGGCACCCGGCCGTTACTACTGGTCCTACTGGTTATGTCTCACCCGTCCCACGCCTTCTTAAGACACGCCCACAGAAACCACGCCTCCTGGCACGCCCTGGACGCCCTGGGTGTTAAACGGGTATTCTTCCTGGCAGATGGCAGCAGAGGAGGGCAGGCAGGCTACCCGGCCGTGCCCTTGGATGTGATAATGAGAGAGAGTGCCCAGTACCGGGATCTGGTTGTGGCCGATTTCCAAGATCACTATCGTAACTTAACTTACAAGCATACCCTGGCACTATCCTGGGCACCTAGCTTCTGCCCCAGTGCCCGCTATCTCCTCAAGATGGATGACGACATCATGGTGGATGTGTGGGGCATGGTGGCTCTCCTGCGGGCGGGGGTATGGATAGACCGCTGGGGTACGGTGCAAACTGGTAGTGGCGGGGCATTGCGGTTGCAGTCTAGAGATCCGTGGACAGCTGGGCTGGTCCAGAGGGGTCTGCGACCGCAGCGTAGCAGCGGCAAGTGGCAGGTGAAGCCGCAGGAATACCCAGGAAGCGTGTACCCGAACTTCCTGGCTGGATGGGCGTATATTGCTACCCAGCCAGCCGCAGCCGCTATCGTCAGTGCCGCAGCCACTACCCCGCCTTTTTGGATCGATGATGTTTATCTGACGGGCACGGTTGCGGCTGCGGCGGGGATACCCCGCTATGCCCTCAACCAACACTATACCCTCCTGCGGGGGGCTGCAACCTGCTGCCTGGCTGCACCTCGCCGCATGCGGCACCCCCCTTTCTTCCCAGCCGCGCTCTGCGGCTTACTTGTCGCACCCTCCGACAAGAACGTAACCATCTTAGAAGCGTGGTTCAGAGCCGCACGGGCGTGTCACGTGGGCGTGGGGTGCCCCACGCCCACACCAGACTCCTGTACCCAGACATACCCACACTACGGTGTGGGTACGGTCATACCTCTCTCCTGA